The proteins below are encoded in one region of Pantoea eucalypti:
- a CDS encoding capsid protein, translated as MSKDITPARMREQDIMTRASRVMAFTVDAQRNASGAMISDRVEMSQNIGAAVRQDPMFEGVNPEFCRIVGTAWASSMIEYKERHGHYPPADQLANASRALENLMIESALEKHEGNGKAMFESVAADMRTSDGVMRQAQFAALILPAVLGAATSDACTFVPCERDEAKIYELLNVAGTKFGDFDQGDEMHMQSAAVYSQMKRLYPFPAAMQPDGTKKTFTFSMKTVEGADMPIRAGRAKLLINRRPGKVDDGDGNLYFSDKDVKGNVFAATCKVDYEKGTIAVTFTDAPAKGTELAAQVEINVEKAPGLIPVINQSMREFTVKPSQFVIASEHTVMAASDLSREFGINLSSTQFTAMRNWLSHEQDMMRLRTMAFHNVYDREFDVALPEGQTYESWVGLMKHAITQLSTDMVNRTRKAGVRGGFAGGEAANFLKSLPANVFQADPNFVQSPYIQRIGTLFGIYQIFEVPTAICDQFVLDGVALAKEDILFYGRGDSIGDAGLIAGDAVPAIPYVHETNPSLVNRTTLWGSSLNELHPRNGENYFAKLTLTNTKVGAYSMLTGKKIEGETAPEAAATGTGTGS; from the coding sequence GTGAGCAAAGATATTACCCCTGCACGTATGCGTGAGCAGGACATCATGACCCGCGCCTCGCGTGTCATGGCTTTTACCGTTGATGCACAGCGCAATGCTTCCGGCGCGATGATCTCTGATCGCGTCGAAATGTCTCAGAACATTGGCGCTGCAGTACGCCAAGACCCGATGTTTGAAGGCGTTAACCCGGAGTTCTGCCGTATTGTCGGCACCGCCTGGGCGTCGAGCATGATCGAGTACAAAGAGCGTCACGGTCACTATCCACCAGCTGATCAGCTGGCGAACGCCAGCCGTGCGCTGGAAAACCTGATGATCGAATCAGCCCTGGAAAAACATGAAGGCAACGGCAAGGCGATGTTTGAATCTGTCGCAGCTGACATGCGCACCTCTGATGGCGTAATGCGTCAGGCGCAGTTTGCCGCGCTGATCCTGCCAGCGGTACTTGGCGCGGCCACCAGCGACGCGTGTACCTTTGTCCCGTGTGAGCGCGACGAAGCGAAGATTTACGAGCTCCTGAACGTCGCCGGTACCAAGTTCGGTGACTTTGATCAGGGCGACGAGATGCACATGCAGTCTGCTGCTGTGTACTCACAGATGAAGCGCCTGTATCCCTTCCCTGCCGCAATGCAGCCGGACGGCACCAAGAAAACCTTCACCTTTTCAATGAAGACCGTTGAAGGCGCTGATATGCCGATCCGCGCTGGCCGCGCCAAGCTGCTGATCAACCGTCGTCCGGGCAAAGTCGATGACGGCGACGGCAACCTGTATTTCTCCGACAAAGACGTTAAAGGCAACGTGTTTGCGGCTACCTGTAAGGTTGATTACGAGAAAGGCACCATCGCTGTGACCTTCACCGATGCACCGGCTAAAGGTACTGAGCTGGCGGCACAGGTTGAAATCAACGTAGAGAAAGCACCAGGCCTGATCCCGGTTATCAACCAGTCCATGCGTGAGTTCACTGTTAAGCCGTCACAGTTCGTGATCGCGTCTGAGCACACTGTTATGGCCGCGTCGGATCTGAGCCGTGAATTTGGCATCAACCTGTCTTCTACCCAGTTTACCGCTATGCGCAACTGGCTGAGCCATGAGCAGGACATGATGCGCCTTCGCACAATGGCTTTCCATAACGTCTATGACCGTGAATTTGACGTGGCACTGCCGGAAGGCCAGACCTACGAATCGTGGGTAGGCCTGATGAAGCACGCGATCACTCAGCTGAGCACCGACATGGTTAACCGCACCCGTAAGGCCGGTGTCCGTGGCGGCTTCGCTGGTGGTGAAGCGGCGAACTTCCTGAAGAGCCTACCTGCTAACGTCTTCCAGGCTGACCCTAACTTTGTGCAGTCACCGTACATCCAGCGTATCGGCACCCTGTTTGGTATTTACCAGATCTTCGAAGTCCCTACCGCTATCTGCGATCAGTTCGTGTTAGACGGCGTGGCACTGGCTAAAGAAGACATTCTTTTCTACGGCCGCGGTGATTCCATCGGTGACGCAGGCCTGATCGCCGGCGACGCTGTTCCGGCCATTCCGTATGTCCATGAAACCAACCCGTCACTGGTCAACCGCACAACGCTGTGGGGCTCTTCCCTGAACGAGCTGCACCCGCGCAATGGTGAAAACTACTTCGCCAAGCTGACCCTGACCAATACCAAAGTCGGCGCTTACAGCATGCTGACCGGTAAGAAGATCGAAGGCGAAACCGCACCTGAAGCAGCGGCAACCGGCACCGGTACCGGCAGCTAA
- a CDS encoding phage tail protein yields the protein MNKIRFSVGQASGISVSEVNADATTSVASGGASVFAGLVIARRGKIGSVLRVTADNYQSVLGEAIHPRSGSAFEPLRHVATAVNGGDGYVVRVAAPGMKIPALSLMADKTMQELSVVASNFAPSSDPVLAAGAAAMIYIEDGDASANRTLSMETDTTAPGFYILTLKEVDAAGGESVLESHQISFNTNATSDMGSPAFLPTALENGSTRLRAIVSDDVETLMQPITEGFDDMQFSGGVDGDLSAIATADYTKALTVLRKSMFSWTAVLSLGCYDPTVIAALVKLAEDTRTDMFYDVHGAQLSAAAMAEALGHGLGGSHQPARYYWPYTARDAFTGTNVNWGISCDAFVAKAKGVALVSDVGGWHYSPAGVSRAIINRQNIKPIPNLDEIDREAFVTARINPVSLDKAGNMYIDDSLTTFAKNNYLRLQHISSLMNAIARGFYDVAEALKHEPDGITFRGLTEGLKDLLDRFVAAEALVKPRDVTQGTEPFVVSVVQKDIDLWEASWSVCPTGSSRRIVGKPTLFR from the coding sequence ATGAATAAGATTCGTTTTTCTGTGGGCCAGGCGTCCGGCATTTCGGTGTCGGAAGTCAACGCTGATGCGACGACTTCCGTTGCATCTGGCGGCGCGTCCGTCTTTGCCGGTCTGGTCATTGCCCGTCGCGGCAAAATTGGCTCTGTGCTGCGCGTCACGGCTGATAACTATCAGTCAGTGCTGGGCGAAGCCATTCACCCGCGTAGCGGTTCGGCGTTTGAGCCACTGCGTCACGTAGCGACTGCCGTTAACGGCGGTGATGGTTATGTGGTCCGCGTGGCGGCGCCGGGTATGAAGATCCCTGCCCTGTCCCTGATGGCCGACAAAACCATGCAGGAGCTGAGCGTGGTGGCCAGCAACTTTGCACCGTCTTCCGATCCGGTTCTGGCGGCTGGCGCTGCAGCGATGATTTACATCGAGGATGGCGACGCCTCAGCAAACCGCACCCTGAGCATGGAAACCGACACGACGGCACCGGGCTTCTACATCCTGACGCTGAAGGAAGTTGACGCAGCTGGCGGCGAATCAGTGCTGGAATCTCACCAGATTTCATTCAACACCAACGCCACCAGCGATATGGGTTCGCCTGCCTTCCTGCCGACCGCGCTGGAAAATGGCTCAACCCGTCTGCGCGCTATCGTGTCGGACGACGTTGAAACGCTGATGCAGCCTATCACTGAAGGCTTCGACGACATGCAATTCAGCGGCGGCGTGGATGGCGATTTGTCTGCTATTGCCACGGCTGACTACACCAAAGCCCTGACAGTTCTGCGTAAATCTATGTTCTCCTGGACGGCTGTACTGTCACTGGGCTGCTATGACCCGACCGTGATCGCGGCGCTGGTTAAGCTGGCGGAAGACACCCGTACCGACATGTTCTACGACGTACACGGCGCGCAGCTGTCAGCAGCGGCGATGGCAGAAGCGCTGGGCCACGGCCTCGGCGGTTCACACCAGCCAGCACGCTACTACTGGCCGTACACCGCACGCGACGCATTCACCGGCACTAACGTTAACTGGGGTATCTCCTGTGACGCTTTTGTGGCGAAAGCAAAAGGCGTGGCGCTGGTCTCCGACGTCGGCGGCTGGCATTACTCACCGGCTGGCGTATCCCGCGCAATCATCAACCGCCAGAACATCAAGCCTATCCCTAACCTGGACGAGATCGACCGCGAAGCCTTTGTAACTGCGCGCATTAACCCGGTCAGCCTCGACAAAGCCGGGAACATGTATATCGACGACTCCCTGACCACGTTCGCTAAAAACAACTACCTGCGCCTGCAGCACATCAGTTCACTGATGAACGCGATCGCACGCGGTTTTTATGACGTGGCAGAAGCGCTGAAGCATGAACCGGACGGTATCACCTTCAGAGGCCTGACTGAGGGCTTAAAAGACCTGCTGGATCGTTTCGTTGCCGCTGAAGCCCTGGTCAAGCCGCGTGACGTCACGCAAGGCACTGAGCCGTTTGTTGTCTCCGTCGTGCAGAAAGATATCGACCTGTGGGAAGCCTCCTGGTCTGTCTGCCCTACCGGCTCTTCCCGCCGCATCGTCGGCAAGCCAACGCTGTTCCGTTAA